One window from the genome of Scatophagus argus isolate fScaArg1 chromosome 13, fScaArg1.pri, whole genome shotgun sequence encodes:
- the LOC124069308 gene encoding transcription factor jun-D-like, with the protein METTLYPGTVVSTPRVPSIYSQSTMMKKEINLNLDDQNSELKTNPLRDTDGLLNSPDLALMKLTSPDLERLIIQSNGLVTTSNPTSQFLYPKSASDEQEFAEGFVKALEDLHKQNQLSEAGCVSVDRLELLGSSNAVGSSALQTPDLPVYTTLNGYAASPLGATTINYSTDTIPFPPPPSHLGSAQQQAAAAAALSRLQSAGLVKDEPQTVPDMQSFGDSPPLSPIDMDNQERIKAERKKLRNRIAASKCRKRKLERISRLEDKVKSLKTQNTELASTASVLREQVAQLKQKVMNHVSSGCQLLPNQVQAY; encoded by the coding sequence ATGGAAACAACCCTCTACCCAGGCACCGTCGTGAGCACTCCGAGGGTTCCCAGCATCTATTCCCAGAGCACGATGATGAAGAAGGAAATCAATCTGAACTTGGACGACCAGAACTCCGAGCTCAAAACAAACCCGCTCCGAGACACAGACGGACTTCTCAACTCTCCAGACTTGGCACTCATGAAACTAACCTCTCCGGACCTGGAGCGCCTTATTATCCAGTCGAACGGTCTGGTCACCACCAGCAACCCGACCTCTCAGTTCCTCTACCCGAAGTCAGCCAGTGACGAGCAGGAGTTCGCGGAAGGTTTCGTCAAGGCTCTGGAGGATCTTCACAAGCAGAACCAGCTGAGCGAAGCAGGGTGCGTTTCTGTGGATAGACTGGAGCTCCTCGGATCGTCCAACGCGGTCGGGTCCTCCGCGCTCCAGACACCAGACCTTCCTGTGTACACTACTTTAAACGGCTATGCGGCCAGTCCGCTCGGAGCCACCACCATCAACTACTCCACGGACACCATCCCGTTCCCGCCGCCTCCGTCTCATCTGGGCAGCGCGCAACAGCAGGCGGCCGCCGCGGCGGCTTTGTCGCGTCTCCAGTCTGCAGGTTTGGTGAAGGACGAACCTCAGACGGTACCAGACATGCAGAGCTTTGGGGACAGCCCCCCTCTGTCTCCAATTGATATGGACAACCAGGAGCGCATCAAAGCGGAGAGGAAAAAACTGCGGAACAGGATAGCAGCCTCCAAATGCCGCAAAAGAAAACTGGAAAGGATATCTCGGCTGGAGGACAAGGTCAAGAGTCTGAAAACGCAGAATACCGAGCTGGCATCCACGGCCAGCGTCCTCAGGGAGCAAGTGGCTCAGTTGAAGCAGAAGGTGATGAACCACGTCAGCAGTGGATGCCAGCTTTTGCCAAACCAGGTCCAGGCCTACTAA
- the LOC124069309 gene encoding ras-related protein Rab-3A-like isoform X1: protein MMASANTTYGQKESTDQNFDYMFKILIIGNSSVGKTSFLFRYADDSFTPAFVSTVGIDFKVKTIYRNDKRIKLQIWDTAGQERYRTITTAYYRGAMGFILMYDITNEESFNAVQDWSTQIKTYSWDNAQVLLVGNKCDMEDERVVASERGRQLSDQLGFEYFEASAKDNINVKQTFERLVDIICERMSESLENNDPTITGAKQGPQLNEQPQRSHQDCAC, encoded by the exons atg ATGGCGTCTGCAAATACCACATACGGACAGAAGGAGTCCACAGACCAGAACTTTGATTACATGTTTAAAATCCTCATCATCGGCAACAGCAGTGTAGGAAAGACTTCCTTCCTTTTCCGCTATGCTGATGACTCATTCACACCAGCCTTTGTCAGCACAGTGGGCATTGACTTCAAAGTGAAGACCATCTATAGGAACGACAAAAGGATAAAGCTACAGATTTGG GACACTGCTGGCCAGGAGCGCTACAGGACGATCACCACAGCTTACTACAGGGGAGCCATGGGCTTCATCCTCATGTATGACATCACCAATGAGGAGTCCTTCAATGCTGTCCAGGACTG GTCAACCCAGATCAAGACATACTCATGGGACAATGCCCAGGTCCTCTTGGTGGGGAACAAGTGTGATATGGAAGATGAACGAGTGGTGGCTTCAGAGAGGGGCCGGCAACTGTCAGATCAACTTG GTTTCGAGTACTTTGAAGCGAGCGCTAAAGATAACATTAATGTGAAGCAGACCTTTGAGCGGCTGGTGGACATCATCTGTGAGAGGATGTCAGAGAGTCTGGAAAACAACGACCCAACTATCACCGGAGCAAAACAGGGGCCGCAGCTCAACGAGCAGCCTCAGAGGTCCCATCAGGATTGTGCTTGCTAA
- the LOC124069309 gene encoding ras-related protein Rab-3A-like isoform X2, whose product MASANTTYGQKESTDQNFDYMFKILIIGNSSVGKTSFLFRYADDSFTPAFVSTVGIDFKVKTIYRNDKRIKLQIWDTAGQERYRTITTAYYRGAMGFILMYDITNEESFNAVQDWSTQIKTYSWDNAQVLLVGNKCDMEDERVVASERGRQLSDQLGFEYFEASAKDNINVKQTFERLVDIICERMSESLENNDPTITGAKQGPQLNEQPQRSHQDCAC is encoded by the exons ATGGCGTCTGCAAATACCACATACGGACAGAAGGAGTCCACAGACCAGAACTTTGATTACATGTTTAAAATCCTCATCATCGGCAACAGCAGTGTAGGAAAGACTTCCTTCCTTTTCCGCTATGCTGATGACTCATTCACACCAGCCTTTGTCAGCACAGTGGGCATTGACTTCAAAGTGAAGACCATCTATAGGAACGACAAAAGGATAAAGCTACAGATTTGG GACACTGCTGGCCAGGAGCGCTACAGGACGATCACCACAGCTTACTACAGGGGAGCCATGGGCTTCATCCTCATGTATGACATCACCAATGAGGAGTCCTTCAATGCTGTCCAGGACTG GTCAACCCAGATCAAGACATACTCATGGGACAATGCCCAGGTCCTCTTGGTGGGGAACAAGTGTGATATGGAAGATGAACGAGTGGTGGCTTCAGAGAGGGGCCGGCAACTGTCAGATCAACTTG GTTTCGAGTACTTTGAAGCGAGCGCTAAAGATAACATTAATGTGAAGCAGACCTTTGAGCGGCTGGTGGACATCATCTGTGAGAGGATGTCAGAGAGTCTGGAAAACAACGACCCAACTATCACCGGAGCAAAACAGGGGCCGCAGCTCAACGAGCAGCCTCAGAGGTCCCATCAGGATTGTGCTTGCTAA
- the pde4ca gene encoding cAMP-specific 3',5'-cyclic phosphodiesterase 4D isoform X5: MSVPTNCGFYYSVERSITVRSGNIWGSPCAVNRPIDIIQKRRRFDVENGLSVGRSPLDPQASPGSGLVLQANFPHSQRRESFLYRSDSDFDLSPKGPSRNSSTASDLEESLKHWEVNWLSSRHTEDMIVTPFAQVLASLRTVRSNFAVITGQQDRPASKTRSSGSNPPSMCKTSLAEEPHQQLAIETLDELDWCLEQLETLKTRHSVSEMASNKFKRMLNRELSQLSETSRSGNQVSEFISSTFLEKQHDMDIMSPPAKEKDKKKRPMSQISGVKKATHSPTLAPSTIPRFGVNASQEGLLARELEDINRWGIDIFKVSEYSGNRPLTVTMYTIFQERELLKSFKIPVDTFITFMMTLEDHYHSDVAYHNNIHAADVVQSTHVLLSTPALEAVFTDLEILAALFASSIHDVDHPGVSNQFLINTNSELALMYNDSSVLENHHLAVGFKLLQEDNCDIFQNLSKKQRQSLRKMVIDMVLATDMSKHMNLLADLKTMVETKKVTSLGVLLLDNYSDRIQVLQNMVHCADLSNPTKPLELYRQWTDRIMVEFFTQGDRERDKGMEISPMCDKQNASIEKNQVGFIDYIVHPLWETWADLVHPDAQEILDTLEDNREWYQSMIPHSPSPNPEGQDEGALAGEASSLGGNGGSTSADKFQFELTLEEEGESDTESPPEEEEGYSGSRGPELSRTDSGSSFDPVSATTHLLTRKLTTDSGRTFSLDSEKDMAEDREIDQESVSGVPRFRLGT, from the exons ATGAGTGTGCCGACGAACTGTGGGTTCTATTACTCTGTGGAGCGGAGTATCACTGTGAGGAGTGGGAACATATGGGGATCGCCGTGTGCTGTCAACAGGCCTATTGACATCATACAGAAACGCAGGCG ttttgatgTGGAGAATGGATTGTCAGTGGGGCGCAGCCCCCTGGACCCCCAGGCCAGCCCTGGCTCTGGTCTGGTCTTGCAGGCCAACTTTCCTCACAGCCAGCGGCGGGAATCCTTCCTGTACCGCTCTGACTCTGACTTTGACCTTTCACCTAAAGGCCCATCCAGAAACTCCTCCACTGCCAGTGACCT GGAAGAAAGCTTGAAGCACTGGGAGGTCAACTGGTTGTCATCTCG ACATACGGAAGACATGATTGTCACACCGTTTGCACAG GTCCTCGCGAGCCTGAGAACAGTCCGCAGTAACTTTGCCGTAATAACTGGCCAGCAAGATCGCCCCGCCAGCAA GACACGATCCTCAGGCAGCAACCCCCCATCCATGTGCAAGACCAGCCTCGCAG AAGAGCCTCACCAACAGCTGGCCATAGAGACTCTAGATGAGCTGGACTGGTGTCTGGAACAACTAGAGACACTTAAAACTCGTCACTCTGTCAGCGAGATGGCTTCCAACAAG TTCAAGAGGATGCTGAACCGAGAGCTCAGCCAGCTGTCAGAAACCAGCCGTTCAGGGAACCAGGTGTCTGAGTTCATCTCTAGCACTTTCCTAG AGAAGCAACATGACATGGACATCATGTCTCCCCCGGCCAAGgaaaaggacaagaagaagCGGCCCATGTCCCAGATCAGTGGCGTGAAGAAAGCCACCCATAGCCCCACCCTCGCCCCCTCCACCATCCCTCGCTTCGGAGTCAATGCCAGTCAGGAAGGACTCCTAGCAAGG GAGTTGGAGGACATAAACAGATGGGGTATTGACATCTTTAAGGTCTCAGAGTATTCTGGAAACCGCCCGCTAACAGTCACCATGTACACCATCTTCCAG GAGCGTGAGCTGCTTAAGTCCTTTAAGATTCCAGTGGACACTTTTATAACTTTCATGATGACTTTAGAGGATCATTACCATTCGGACGTGGCCTACCACAACAACATCCATGCTGCAGATGTGGTCCAGTCCACACATGTCCTACTGTCCACACCTGCTCTGGAG GCTGTGTTTACTGATCTGGAGATCCTCGCCGCCCTGTTTGCCAGCAGCATCCACGATGTGGATCACCCTGGAGTTTCCAATCAGTTCCTCATCAACACAA ACTCAGAGCTGGCCTTGATGTACAATGACTCGTCAGTGCTGGAGAATCACCACCTGGCCGTTGGCTTTaagctgctgcaggaagacAACTGTGACATCTTTCAGAACCtcagcaaaaagcagagacagtCGCTGCGTAAAATGGTCATAGATATG GTGCTGGCCACAGATATGTCTAAACACATGAACCTTCTGGCAGACTTGAAAACTATGGTAGAGACCAAGAAAGTCACCAGTCTAGGAGTTCTACTGCTGGACAACTACTCAGATCGCATACAG GTCCTTCAGAACATGGTCCACTGTGCAGACCTGAGCAACCCCACCAAGCCTCTTGAGCTGTACCGGCAGTGGACAGACCGCATCATGGTGGAGTTTTTCACTCAGggggacagggagagagacaaaggcaTGGAGATCAGCCCCATGTGTGACAAACAAAATGCCTCGATCGAGAAGAACCAG GTGGGTTTCATTGACTATATTGTTCATCCTCTGTGGGAGACATGGGCTGACCTTGTTCACCCAGATGCTCAGGAGATCCTGGACACACTGGAGGATAACAGAGAGTGGTATCAGAGCATGATCCCACACAGCCCCTCACCCAACCCAGAGGGCCAGGACGAGGGAGCCCTTGCCGGGGAAGCCTCATCGCTTGGTGGGAATGGTGGCTCCACTTCGGCTGACAAGTTCCAGTTCGAGCTGACTttggaagaagaaggagagtcTGATACTGAAAGTCCacctgaggaagaggaaggctACAGTGGCAGCAGGGGGCCTGAACTTTCCAGAACTGATTCAGGCAGCAGTTTTGATCCGGTATCTGCCACGACTCACCTGCTCACCAGAAAGCTCACTACTGATTCAGGCAGGACATTCTCTTTAGACTCTGAGAAAGACATGGCCGAAGACAGAGAAATAGACCAGGAAAGTGTCTCTGGGGTACCGCGCTTCAGACTTGGCACATAG
- the pde4ca gene encoding cAMP-specific 3',5'-cyclic phosphodiesterase 4D isoform X6, translating to MPEVSYFISASWMFIQFKRMLNRELSQLSETSRSGNQVSEFISSTFLEKQHDMDIMSPPAKEKDKKKRPMSQISGVKKATHSPTLAPSTIPRFGVNASQEGLLARELEDINRWGIDIFKVSEYSGNRPLTVTMYTIFQERELLKSFKIPVDTFITFMMTLEDHYHSDVAYHNNIHAADVVQSTHVLLSTPALEAVFTDLEILAALFASSIHDVDHPGVSNQFLINTNSELALMYNDSSVLENHHLAVGFKLLQEDNCDIFQNLSKKQRQSLRKMVIDMVLATDMSKHMNLLADLKTMVETKKVTSLGVLLLDNYSDRIQVLQNMVHCADLSNPTKPLELYRQWTDRIMVEFFTQGDRERDKGMEISPMCDKQNASIEKNQVGFIDYIVHPLWETWADLVHPDAQEILDTLEDNREWYQSMIPHSPSPNPEGQDEGALAGEASSLGGNGGSTSADKFQFELTLEEEGESDTESPPEEEEGYSGSRGPELSRTDSGSSFDPVSATTHLLTRKLTTDSGRTFSLDSEKDMAEDREIDQESVSGVPRFRLGT from the exons ATGCCAGAAGTGAGTTATTTCATCTCCGCGTCGTGGATGTTTATTCAG TTCAAGAGGATGCTGAACCGAGAGCTCAGCCAGCTGTCAGAAACCAGCCGTTCAGGGAACCAGGTGTCTGAGTTCATCTCTAGCACTTTCCTAG AGAAGCAACATGACATGGACATCATGTCTCCCCCGGCCAAGgaaaaggacaagaagaagCGGCCCATGTCCCAGATCAGTGGCGTGAAGAAAGCCACCCATAGCCCCACCCTCGCCCCCTCCACCATCCCTCGCTTCGGAGTCAATGCCAGTCAGGAAGGACTCCTAGCAAGG GAGTTGGAGGACATAAACAGATGGGGTATTGACATCTTTAAGGTCTCAGAGTATTCTGGAAACCGCCCGCTAACAGTCACCATGTACACCATCTTCCAG GAGCGTGAGCTGCTTAAGTCCTTTAAGATTCCAGTGGACACTTTTATAACTTTCATGATGACTTTAGAGGATCATTACCATTCGGACGTGGCCTACCACAACAACATCCATGCTGCAGATGTGGTCCAGTCCACACATGTCCTACTGTCCACACCTGCTCTGGAG GCTGTGTTTACTGATCTGGAGATCCTCGCCGCCCTGTTTGCCAGCAGCATCCACGATGTGGATCACCCTGGAGTTTCCAATCAGTTCCTCATCAACACAA ACTCAGAGCTGGCCTTGATGTACAATGACTCGTCAGTGCTGGAGAATCACCACCTGGCCGTTGGCTTTaagctgctgcaggaagacAACTGTGACATCTTTCAGAACCtcagcaaaaagcagagacagtCGCTGCGTAAAATGGTCATAGATATG GTGCTGGCCACAGATATGTCTAAACACATGAACCTTCTGGCAGACTTGAAAACTATGGTAGAGACCAAGAAAGTCACCAGTCTAGGAGTTCTACTGCTGGACAACTACTCAGATCGCATACAG GTCCTTCAGAACATGGTCCACTGTGCAGACCTGAGCAACCCCACCAAGCCTCTTGAGCTGTACCGGCAGTGGACAGACCGCATCATGGTGGAGTTTTTCACTCAGggggacagggagagagacaaaggcaTGGAGATCAGCCCCATGTGTGACAAACAAAATGCCTCGATCGAGAAGAACCAG GTGGGTTTCATTGACTATATTGTTCATCCTCTGTGGGAGACATGGGCTGACCTTGTTCACCCAGATGCTCAGGAGATCCTGGACACACTGGAGGATAACAGAGAGTGGTATCAGAGCATGATCCCACACAGCCCCTCACCCAACCCAGAGGGCCAGGACGAGGGAGCCCTTGCCGGGGAAGCCTCATCGCTTGGTGGGAATGGTGGCTCCACTTCGGCTGACAAGTTCCAGTTCGAGCTGACTttggaagaagaaggagagtcTGATACTGAAAGTCCacctgaggaagaggaaggctACAGTGGCAGCAGGGGGCCTGAACTTTCCAGAACTGATTCAGGCAGCAGTTTTGATCCGGTATCTGCCACGACTCACCTGCTCACCAGAAAGCTCACTACTGATTCAGGCAGGACATTCTCTTTAGACTCTGAGAAAGACATGGCCGAAGACAGAGAAATAGACCAGGAAAGTGTCTCTGGGGTACCGCGCTTCAGACTTGGCACATAG
- the pde4ca gene encoding cAMP-specific 3',5'-cyclic phosphodiesterase 4D isoform X4 produces MKTPGKPWRAGQPDRVRQTRERAAFYRDESSHKLRRTKRGRAAERPRRGGFDVENGLSVGRSPLDPQASPGSGLVLQANFPHSQRRESFLYRSDSDFDLSPKGPSRNSSTASDLEESLKHWEVNWLSSRHTEDMIVTPFAQVLASLRTVRSNFAVITGQQDRPASKTRSSGSNPPSMCKTSLAEEPHQQLAIETLDELDWCLEQLETLKTRHSVSEMASNKFKRMLNRELSQLSETSRSGNQVSEFISSTFLEKQHDMDIMSPPAKEKDKKKRPMSQISGVKKATHSPTLAPSTIPRFGVNASQEGLLARELEDINRWGIDIFKVSEYSGNRPLTVTMYTIFQERELLKSFKIPVDTFITFMMTLEDHYHSDVAYHNNIHAADVVQSTHVLLSTPALEAVFTDLEILAALFASSIHDVDHPGVSNQFLINTNSELALMYNDSSVLENHHLAVGFKLLQEDNCDIFQNLSKKQRQSLRKMVIDMVLATDMSKHMNLLADLKTMVETKKVTSLGVLLLDNYSDRIQVLQNMVHCADLSNPTKPLELYRQWTDRIMVEFFTQGDRERDKGMEISPMCDKQNASIEKNQVGFIDYIVHPLWETWADLVHPDAQEILDTLEDNREWYQSMIPHSPSPNPEGQDEGALAGEASSLGGNGGSTSADKFQFELTLEEEGESDTESPPEEEEGYSGSRGPELSRTDSGSSFDPVSATTHLLTRKLTTDSGRTFSLDSEKDMAEDREIDQESVSGVPRFRLGT; encoded by the exons ATGAAAACTCCTGGGAAGCCGTGGAGAGCCGGACAGCCcgacagagtgagacagacgAGGGAGCGGGCCGCGTTTTACAGGGATGAGAGCAGCCACAAGCTGAGGAGAaccaagagagggagagcggcGGAGCGGCCgagaagaggagg ttttgatgTGGAGAATGGATTGTCAGTGGGGCGCAGCCCCCTGGACCCCCAGGCCAGCCCTGGCTCTGGTCTGGTCTTGCAGGCCAACTTTCCTCACAGCCAGCGGCGGGAATCCTTCCTGTACCGCTCTGACTCTGACTTTGACCTTTCACCTAAAGGCCCATCCAGAAACTCCTCCACTGCCAGTGACCT GGAAGAAAGCTTGAAGCACTGGGAGGTCAACTGGTTGTCATCTCG ACATACGGAAGACATGATTGTCACACCGTTTGCACAG GTCCTCGCGAGCCTGAGAACAGTCCGCAGTAACTTTGCCGTAATAACTGGCCAGCAAGATCGCCCCGCCAGCAA GACACGATCCTCAGGCAGCAACCCCCCATCCATGTGCAAGACCAGCCTCGCAG AAGAGCCTCACCAACAGCTGGCCATAGAGACTCTAGATGAGCTGGACTGGTGTCTGGAACAACTAGAGACACTTAAAACTCGTCACTCTGTCAGCGAGATGGCTTCCAACAAG TTCAAGAGGATGCTGAACCGAGAGCTCAGCCAGCTGTCAGAAACCAGCCGTTCAGGGAACCAGGTGTCTGAGTTCATCTCTAGCACTTTCCTAG AGAAGCAACATGACATGGACATCATGTCTCCCCCGGCCAAGgaaaaggacaagaagaagCGGCCCATGTCCCAGATCAGTGGCGTGAAGAAAGCCACCCATAGCCCCACCCTCGCCCCCTCCACCATCCCTCGCTTCGGAGTCAATGCCAGTCAGGAAGGACTCCTAGCAAGG GAGTTGGAGGACATAAACAGATGGGGTATTGACATCTTTAAGGTCTCAGAGTATTCTGGAAACCGCCCGCTAACAGTCACCATGTACACCATCTTCCAG GAGCGTGAGCTGCTTAAGTCCTTTAAGATTCCAGTGGACACTTTTATAACTTTCATGATGACTTTAGAGGATCATTACCATTCGGACGTGGCCTACCACAACAACATCCATGCTGCAGATGTGGTCCAGTCCACACATGTCCTACTGTCCACACCTGCTCTGGAG GCTGTGTTTACTGATCTGGAGATCCTCGCCGCCCTGTTTGCCAGCAGCATCCACGATGTGGATCACCCTGGAGTTTCCAATCAGTTCCTCATCAACACAA ACTCAGAGCTGGCCTTGATGTACAATGACTCGTCAGTGCTGGAGAATCACCACCTGGCCGTTGGCTTTaagctgctgcaggaagacAACTGTGACATCTTTCAGAACCtcagcaaaaagcagagacagtCGCTGCGTAAAATGGTCATAGATATG GTGCTGGCCACAGATATGTCTAAACACATGAACCTTCTGGCAGACTTGAAAACTATGGTAGAGACCAAGAAAGTCACCAGTCTAGGAGTTCTACTGCTGGACAACTACTCAGATCGCATACAG GTCCTTCAGAACATGGTCCACTGTGCAGACCTGAGCAACCCCACCAAGCCTCTTGAGCTGTACCGGCAGTGGACAGACCGCATCATGGTGGAGTTTTTCACTCAGggggacagggagagagacaaaggcaTGGAGATCAGCCCCATGTGTGACAAACAAAATGCCTCGATCGAGAAGAACCAG GTGGGTTTCATTGACTATATTGTTCATCCTCTGTGGGAGACATGGGCTGACCTTGTTCACCCAGATGCTCAGGAGATCCTGGACACACTGGAGGATAACAGAGAGTGGTATCAGAGCATGATCCCACACAGCCCCTCACCCAACCCAGAGGGCCAGGACGAGGGAGCCCTTGCCGGGGAAGCCTCATCGCTTGGTGGGAATGGTGGCTCCACTTCGGCTGACAAGTTCCAGTTCGAGCTGACTttggaagaagaaggagagtcTGATACTGAAAGTCCacctgaggaagaggaaggctACAGTGGCAGCAGGGGGCCTGAACTTTCCAGAACTGATTCAGGCAGCAGTTTTGATCCGGTATCTGCCACGACTCACCTGCTCACCAGAAAGCTCACTACTGATTCAGGCAGGACATTCTCTTTAGACTCTGAGAAAGACATGGCCGAAGACAGAGAAATAGACCAGGAAAGTGTCTCTGGGGTACCGCGCTTCAGACTTGGCACATAG